The DNA sequence TGAAAACAGGATTTTGAatgtaacttttatttaattatatatatatgtccaCAAAGTAAGATAGAAAGATTATTACTGAGtgttaatactccctccatcttaTAATAGAGGTCACACtatcctttttagtttgtcccataaaaaatattaaattttcttttttagaaaaagatatctctcatattaatataaatatattattttctctcttcatttaacatTCCAACtaaaatctcctaaaatctcgtgctatGGGATgggggagtagtattttattcctatttatctgttattttaattatttatagttcGTGtggattactttttcttaatattgCTAATTTGATCCTCGCAAATTTGCATAGTTACAGacaaaatagttttaaaatacttagatttttttctttttttaatctccTTATTTTAGAATTGGTGTCACATTAAATTACTCTAACCACTCAAGTTTATTTCTAGTAATTGActaatttcaagaaaataataaaaaaacagtcGCCAAAGAGTGATGGAATAAAAATGCAGAGTCAAAGTTAAATCTCCCTTTCCGAATTTCGTCTATACACACAAAACCCTACATTTTCAATGGAGAACGAAGGAAGCAGCAGCAACAGCAATGAAGTCCCGCCATCTCAGCCGCTACAGTCTCTCTCCATTTCGCCTCAACCGCAGTAAGTCCTCTCAATTTCACCTAACCGCAATTATGTGTGTCACTTTGTATCTAGAAGCTGAATTTGTTGGATTGAATTGAATACAGATTGAGCTTGAAGGAGAGGTACGATTTGATAAGGAGCATTGGCGAGGAGTGCATTCAGGAGGATGAATTGGAGCGATTGTTGGCGAACAAGCCTAACATTGTTTGCTATGATGGATTTGAACCGTCTGGAAGAATGCATATTGCTCAGGTAGCTGAATTGAATCCATTTCGTTGTATGTTTTCGCAGAAATGTCttattttaggtattttcTAGCGTTTACCGAGCTTGATGCTGTCTAGTTATTGTTTCAGCTGATCGAAATATGCTCAATTGTGTATTTCTGGAAATTATCTGGCTTGTTGAAGAGTTAATGAATTTAGTTTTTCGTCCTCTGATTCCATCTGTGGTTGCTAatttgtttgagtttgatttcaaattcaaattaacttCAACAGTTCAGCTCAAAATTCTAAGTTGCTGACctaaattttgaagatttgatCTGACATAGTAGGCTTAGTGATTTGATTCTGTTTGTTCTTTTTGGATGTGATTGTGCAATAGAACTTTTTGGTTGTGGTTTTCACTTTTGTAACGTAGTGAAAATGGTTAGGTGTGATGATATTTGATGGAAAGTGCAAACAATATATGTGCAGGGAGTTATGAAGGCGATTAATGTCAATAAACTGACTTCCGCGGGATGCAAAGTGAAGATATGGATTGCGGATTGGTTTGCACAGCTGAACAACAAAATGGGCGGCGACTTGAAAAAGATACAAGTGATAGGGCAGTACCTGATTGAGATATGGAAAGCTGTAGGGATGAACATTGAAGGAGGCCAGGTGGAGTTTCTATGGTCTTCTGAAGAGATCAACTCCCGGGCTCACGAGTACTGGCCCCTTGTGATGGATATAGCCAGGAGAAACAAGCTTCCTAGGGTGCTGCGGTATGTGTTATTTTCTCATTCTGCTAAGTGAATGTCCAATCACTGATGTGATATCGTACCTTTTGTCCTCATTTAGGTGCTGCCAAATTATGGGCCGCTCCGAGCAAGATGAATTGTCAGCAGCCCAGATATTCTATCCGTGCATGCAATGTGCTGATATATTCTTCCTTAAGGTGAGTTTTCATTGTTGCTTGGATTCATTTGGGAATGACATAGTATTAGAGGAATACTACTATTGCatatgtatgttttgtttattttgctttcaATATAATTCATTACTTTCCTACAGTGAGGTGAAAGAATGATTTACAATGAACCTTAAatattaaaggaaaaggacTCCAGATAATAACGCTGTGTTTGAGTAAGGTAGGAAGGAAACAACGATATTCACTGTTGGTACCAGAAAAAAATGCAACTCATTCTTCACTTACAGAGCATAGTGAAATGGTTTATTGCATTGTGCATTACCTTTCTACCGATGGAGCTTATTAATGTCTTAATATATAACTTGTGAGTTTGTGTATTGGAACAGGCTGACATCTGCCAGTTGGGTATGGACCAGCGCAAAGTAAATATGTTGGCTAGAGAGTATTGCGATgacatcaaaagaaaaaacaagcCTATCATATTGTCTCATCGTAAGCAGAATATTACCTTTCCATAAAAGTTATAGTCCtgtaaaaaattatgttaactGTATCTGTTTTTAATTACACACAGATATGCTCCCTGGGCTGCAGGAAGGACAGGAGAAGATGTCGAAGAGTGATCCATCTTCTTCTATCTTCATGGAGGATGAAGAGGTATTATCTGTTTCCAATTTCCTACAAGGACAGCAATTTCTTATAATAGTTGGCCCCGATTCTGATTTAAGTTGTGGCATGCTTTGGACCTTCTGAATTCTTTTACTTGTGAAATTCTGTTGGCTTGATTAAAACGAATGTCACAGGCTGATGTAAACCTGAAGATAAAAAAAGCCTTCTGCCCACCAAAAGTGGTTGAAAAGAACCCGTGCTTGGAGTACATCAAATACATTGTTATCCCATGGTTCAATGAGTTCACAGTTGAGCGGAAACCAGAGAATGGGGGCGATAAGTAAGTCATTCTGGAGGACTTGGCGACATGCccaatttttatagttttcaATTCTAGTGCAGAAATGTATACCTTGGTTTTATTTTAGGTTTGGACATTTTATAGCTATGTTCTTTACACATTCACGCCCTTCAGGACTTTCAAGAGTTTTGAAGATTTAGTTGCTGACTACGAAAGTGGACAGCTGCATCCTGGAGATCTCAAACCGGCTCTTGCAAAAGCACTAAACCGGATACTGCaggtaataatttatttgactTACATCTGATCTATGTTTGATCCTAAAATACTCATATACGTATATAATTACTCTTTTTGCAACCCAAGCATTTACTTACCATTGTAACATTATTCAGCCTGTACGTGATCATTTCATCAACGATCCGAAGGCTAAGGATCTACTGAAAAGGGTCAAGGTATGCACATTTGACCTCTTTCTCCAGTTTGAATTACATGGAAAAgatgaaaaacaaatatgGATTGTTACCCTATTTATATACACCATAGTTTAAACTCCATTGCCTCTTTAACAAGTGCTTCTcttagtttatgtttattcctagttaatatcattataccatattttttataattttttgctTATATACTTTGCAGGGTTACAAGGTAACCAGATGATGTCTTGAGAAAGCAAAACAACAGTCTTCCGAAGAGGATTGCAAACTTTTGATCTTTACTATCACAATAGCAATGGTATTGCTTTTCTTGGAatagtattactttttttttttttaatgttagaTTCTTGTTATTCATTTTCCATCAGATTTATATTTCAACTTATACTATTTGAGTAGAAATATAGCATTTTATTCATACATCTTATTAATATCTCAAAGAACCAATTATTCTCACTCAGCCACCAAGCTGAAAGTCTTTAGAACAGTCCTCATGAGCAAATGACAGCATCTTTTGCTGCAAATCATACACAAACCTGATATTCCTCTGCTGAAACGCCCCCAAAATGGATATTGTTTTCGACTCCAACGCCATAAAACAGAACACATTCTTCTCCAAAAAGATGAACAGATTTGGCGGCGGCGCCTCCAAATCAGCCCCCTTAAAATGAAACACCATCGTCGGTAAGGTCGCGTCCTCACATAACTAAAACAGAGATATGTGTTCGGAACATCCACCCCTGTATACCTCTTAACATCCTTAAACCTGGTAAAATAACTAACAAGAAAATTTTTCACTGCAATAAACACACTTGTTTCTAGTAGGCTTAATGAGTATCCAGAATCTATGTAGATTCCCTTGGGGAATCTCGCCCCGAGCCTCTTCCCGTTGATGCTGAGATCCATCAGCGGGAGGGCGTAGTTCGTGGCGCTCCATTTGTTGCTCGTCTCGACGATCGGCGTCCTCTGCCCATTCCTCCCCTGGATCACCGCCTCGTCACCGAACCTTACGTACGAGGCTGTGTTCGGGGAGAGGCAGTAGGAGAACCGGTTCTTGATCGATGCACCGAGTTGTCGAGGGAAGGACGTTGGATCCTTGTCCATCCCAATTATCCCGCTAACTTCCGGCGGGTAAGGCCCGCCGTTGGAGGTCCCGCAGCCGAAAACGAGGTTTTTCACGGATGCGGGCCGTTTCAAACTGCTGTCGAACGTGAACGTTTCGGTTGCGGCAGGGCCCTTTGAGAACTGGCCACTGTAGTAGCTGGTGGAGTAGCTGCAGCCGCTACCGAAGAAAGAGCACTGGAAGCTTTTGGCAAGGGGGTGCTTTTTGCTGATCGGCTTGTAGCTGCTCGACTTCTTCGGTTCGAAGACAGGGTCGTTCTGCTTGAAGCAGCGCGTGCAGGGGCTGCATTGCATCCACGTGAGGCTGCTGCCGGTGTCGAAGACGAGAGTCCTCTTGACGGCGGGGGTGCCGATGTATAAATCCGCCGTGAAGATGGGATCGTGCTTTGCCGGGAGGCGGATGGAGGCGTGGATGTCGAAATGGGAGGCGCGCGCGAGGGAGATCTTGGCATGCTTGAGGAAGCATTGCGCGGTTGTGAGGTTCGGCTGGTATAGAGGGGAGTCGGGGGAGTCGCGGTGGACAAGCTTCAAGGTGAAGGCCGACGAGGACGTAGGCCGTCGGAGGAACCAGAGGgcgaagatgaagaagaagatgttgATTGAAGGCATTATGATTATGATGATGAGAGAGGGAAATCTAACGAGTGTTCTACTTATATTGAGAGATGTGGGAAGAGATGGTGTTTTGAGTAATTGTGATATGCCTATTTTGCTTCCTTTTACTTTTTGTGAGTAATCTGTTATTTATATCTTAGGTTCAAATGAGAAATTGGATATTGGGTTATGTGATTAGTCTCAACATGAATTTATGTATTTACACGTGTAGGAAGGGgttcaattaaacactttcTTACAATGAGAGCTTTGAGAACTATCAGTTAGAAGCAAACGTATAATGTATCAAATGGCAGCATATACTATATCAGTTGacaattgatattaattcGCAGCATAAAACATATTAGCTGGAGCAActgatatattttgatttatcaattgactcaaaattttcaagataTATATAGTTCTTAAATGAACCATCTCCTACAACTGTGCTACATCTAATAAATGATCATAAGTCGGGACAcgtatatatcgaaaatacatATCAATACTGGGAATTGATCGAATCAAAAACTTacttttatatcaaaattaagaCAAAACTAAAGCATTTAAACTATGATGATCAATCGCCTAAATTGAACAATATGGCAAATTCATACTCACTCATTTATATACTACGTTGTATGGGTAAATTAGGGAATCAATCTTTTTATAGTTATCGAATAATTGATGGGCGCTATAGATTCATTTGAATAATTTCTTGTAGCAGTGTAGATAATGCACTCGACGCATTGTTATAatgttatcattttttaaaaaatctttaaTGACACATGTTACTTTCAATGGGATGTATATTATGAAATAAGTACTAATAACTAAACATGGCGAAAAAAGATGCTTCGTGCATGAATAACTATAGCACGGAAAGGTGGTGGTATTTTAAACAAAGATAATATTAAGATATAGTAAATGATATTAGCCATGATAGACTTTTATCTAAGATTAGAGTAAcgaat is a window from the Salvia hispanica cultivar TCC Black 2014 chromosome 1, UniMelb_Shisp_WGS_1.0, whole genome shotgun sequence genome containing:
- the LOC125188945 gene encoding aspartic proteinase CDR1-like, whose translation is MPSINIFFFIFALWFLRRPTSSSAFTLKLVHRDSPDSPLYQPNLTTAQCFLKHAKISLARASHFDIHASIRLPAKHDPIFTADLYIGTPAVKRTLVFDTGSSLTWMQCSPCTRCFKQNDPVFEPKKSSSYKPISKKHPLAKSFQCSFFGSGCSYSTSYYSGQFSKGPAATETFTFDSSLKRPASVKNLVFGCGTSNGGPYPPEVSGIIGMDKDPTSFPRQLGASIKNRFSYCLSPNTASYVRFGDEAVIQGRNGQRTPIVETSNKWSATNYALPLMDLSINGKRLGARFPKGIYIDSGYSLSLLETSVFIAVKNFLLCEDATLPTMVFHFKGADLEAPPPNLFIFLEKNVFCFMALESKTISILGAFQQRNIRFVYDLQQKMLSFAHEDCSKDFQLGG
- the LOC125201455 gene encoding tyrosine--tRNA ligase 1, cytoplasmic-like — protein: MENEGSSSNSNEVPPSQPLQSLSISPQPQLSLKERYDLIRSIGEECIQEDELERLLANKPNIVCYDGFEPSGRMHIAQGVMKAINVNKLTSAGCKVKIWIADWFAQLNNKMGGDLKKIQVIGQYLIEIWKAVGMNIEGGQVEFLWSSEEINSRAHEYWPLVMDIARRNKLPRVLRCCQIMGRSEQDELSAAQIFYPCMQCADIFFLKADICQLGMDQRKVNMLAREYCDDIKRKNKPIILSHHMLPGLQEGQEKMSKSDPSSSIFMEDEEADVNLKIKKAFCPPKVVEKNPCLEYIKYIVIPWFNEFTVERKPENGGDKTFKSFEDLVADYESGQLHPGDLKPALAKALNRILQPVRDHFINDPKAKDLLKRVKGYKVTR